Sequence from the Bacillus thuringiensis genome:
CACCGCATCTGCAACTGGCCCACTTGTAAAAACCACTTTTTCCCCCTTCAAGATGTCAGTAGCCACAACAGCCGTCGGGATATCTAACTCTTCTAAATTTTTATTATATGTAAACATTTTAATCATATCTTTGACACGTTTTCCAGCTATAAATCCCATTTTCGGAACCGTAAAATCTAAATAATATTTCCTCTTAAAAACATTTGCCAGTTTATACAATCTTTCAACGTTTGAGCTAGCTGCATAAAATGTACCTATTAAAGCCCCCATACTACTTCCTGCAATCATATGAATTGGTATACCATTTTCCCTTAAAACTTTTATAACACCAATATGAGCAAACCCTTTTGCGCCCCCAGATCCAAGAGCTAAGCCAATTTTCGGTTCTGTCATTTTTCTCACCCTTTAATTTTTTTCATTCCTTTTTCATACTTATGGTCTAAATTCACTACGTATCCACGTATACTGAAATGAACGTTTTTTGGGACAAAGGGGGATTTACTTACATGTATGAAAAATGGAAAACGGCTTTCCTTACCATATCAACACTTTTTTTAACCTTTTCTCTTGTACTTCACCCCCAAGCTGCTTTACAAGCTTCCATTCGAGGGTTAAATATATGGTGGGAAGTTGTATTCCCTTCACTTTTACCTTTTTTCATCATTGCGGAACTTCTCATTAGTATTGGTGTTGTAAAATTTATAGGCGTTATATTAGAACCACTCATGCGGCCACTGTTTCGCGTTCCAGGGATAGGTGGATTCGTTTGGGCAATGGGAATGGCTTCAGGCTTCCCTGCCGGCGCCAAATTAAGCGCTAGACTACGCAAAAGCAATCAACTAACACAAATCGAAGCAGAGCGTCTCGTATCTTTTACAAACTCATCTAATCCACTTTTTATTTTCGGAGCTGTTTCTATCGGTTTTTTCAATAATCCGAAATTAGGAATCGTATTAGCTGCTGCACATTATTTAAGTAACTTTGCCGTCGGGTTACTAATGCGTTTTTACGGCAGTAAAAACATTCCCAAGAATGATCAACATACTACTAAAAAACGCCCTTTTCAAAACCCTTTTTCAATCCTACACGAGACGCGCATGCTAGAAAAGAGACCAATAGGAAAATTACTGGGGGACGCTATCGTTTCTTCTATTCAAACACTACTTATGATTGGTGGATTTATTATTTTATTCTCTGTTTTAAATAAAATGATTACTGTATTTCATATTACAGCAGCCCTCTCTTTTATTATGCAACATATTTTATCATTCTTCCAACTAACTACCGAATTTAGTATTCCGATATTATCTGGCATTTTTGAAATGACTCTCGGAAGCCAAATGATTAGTCAAATAAATGAAATACCCCTCCTGCATCAAGCTATGGTAACAAGCTTTATTTTAGCATTTAGCGGCCTTTCTATTCAGGCACAAGTTGCTAGCATATTAGCTGAAACAGACATCCGATTTAAGCCCTATTTTTTCGCACGAATTATCCAAAGTATTCTTGCCCCTATTTTTACTTTTATATTTTGGAAACCATTTTATGAAAAAGTAAGCTCTTTTTCACCTATGCAAAAAGATATCCCCGTCTTTTTATCGAATCACTCTTCTATACTGCATGAAATTTGGACATCTTTTGTACACTATGGACCGATATTTACATTATTTTGTTTATATGTATATGTTATCTTATTATTTTTTCGGAGCCATAAAGAAAAACCCCGTTCACTTTAACGGGGTTTGAAACTTTTCTTTTAAAGCACGTTCTACAACAGGAGGCACAAGATCTACCACGCTTCCTCCATATCTCGCAACTTCTTTCACAATGCTTGAGCTTAAAAATGAATATTGGTTGTTTGTCATAATAAAGAAGGTTTCAATGTTTTCATCTAATTTTCGATTCATAGAAGTAATCTGCATCTCATATTCAAAATCAGAAACCGCTCGTAAACCACGTAAAATTGCATTGGCATTACGCATTTTTGCATACTCCACTAATAATCCACTATGCGAATCCACTTTTACATTTGGGATATCCTTTGTTACTTCACGAATTAAATCTAGGCGTTCTTCAACTGAAAAGAACGGTTTTTTTGATGAATTGTTTAAAACGACTACGTACACTTCATCAAACACTTTCGCTCCCCTTTTAATAATATCCAGATGCCCAAGGGTAATTGGATCAAAACTCCCTGAAGAAATAGCTATACTTGTCATTCTGTCTCCTCACCTTCATACTTATAAATCGATATTGCTGTAATCCCATATTTTTCAGCTCTTACTTTTACAAGATTCCCTATAGAATCAGGTAAAACCACATCATTACCATGCTCTGACATAATTAATCCATCTCTATGTAGCAGTCCATGTTGATCCATCACACTAATTAAAGATACAATTTTTTGATCTTTATATGGGGGATCTATTAGTATAAGGTCGAATGACATTTCACGCTTTATGAGTGCTTTGACCGCACGCTCAGCATCATTTCGATATACTTCAGCTTGTTCCTGTATTCTGCAACTTTCTAAATTTTGATGAATGACTTTTATTGCTTTATTATCTCGATCAACAAAAATTGCTTTATCAATCCCTCTACTTATCGCTTCGATTCCAAGACCACCGCTACCACCAAATAAATCAAGAGCGATACCGCCATCAAAATAAGGACCTATCATATTAAAAATTGATTCTTTTACTTTATCTGTCGTTGGACGTGTTGTATTACCTGGCACCGCTTTAAGTGGGTGCCCTTTACATTTTCCTGAAACTACTCTCATCTGTTGTCACTACCTTTATTTCAATCTAACGAGCAATTATAGAAAACCCTTCTCTATTCAGTAACCGCTACCAAACTATACTAGTCTGTTCATCTTTCAACGGACACTAAGAGAACTTAGCTGAAAATAACCGCTCTGCATTTTTATGTATTCATCTCACCATTCGCTAACACGAATCCATTATGTATATTCGTTTCACTTTATCCCGCGTTAACGCCCAATTGGTGAAGGCTAATAATCAGCAAGGAATACCCCGTCGATTAAAGTTTCACTTTACCTTTTTTATCCTATCATAAAATAAAAAAAAGAAAAATAAAAAGCCCAACATAAAATTTAATTTCATAATGTATATCTTTATTTAGATTGGACATAAATAATTATAACAACATCACCTTCGATGTTGTTGCCAACCGCGGAGAAGACTTACGTTTCCCCATAAGTTCTTCCTCCGGTTTCTCCTCTCCCTTTGCCTTCTTACTAGTATATGCTAGTATAAGAAGGGCCCTGCTTTGCAGGGTTTTTTTTATTTGTCTACTTTTCATTTAAAAAGCGAGATGATACAGTAAAAGAAAGAGGAGGAAAAAATATGATTCAACGTTTTATAGAACTCGGAGAAGGCTACTCTGATTTATATGAATTACTTGAAATTGCCAAAGCAAATCAAGAACGTATAGCACATATGTTACAATTTGAAACGATTAAAAATGAAAAAAAAGTGTGCTCACTTGTTGTAATATTAAAACCAACTACTACTGGTGATTTCCAACCATTATACATATGTCGTGAAGGCATTCCTGTACTTGAAAATAAAAAAAGTAAACGCGTCATTTTATTTGAAGAAACGGCAGAACAACTAGGAAAAAAAGTAATTACCTTTACGGTAAAACCATCCACAACTTTCCCAGAAAAAGAACTGTTTTTCAACCATTTAATTGGTATTTTACGAATGAATAATTTCATTCCTCCAATGAAATAAAGTGTTATTTCAAATGAAAAATCCCCCACTAAAATTAGCAGGGGATTTTTTCTATTAGCTATAATCGTATTCCTTCGCCCGATCAGGACGTGAATTTTCAAATTCCGTTTTTAAATACGGGCGGTACGACTGTTCTATCTTTTTCACAAAAGGAAGTTTATTCAACTTTTGCATCATATGCTCAATTTGTTCCATATCACAATATACTACTGCGTATTTTAAGCGTTTTGATATGTAATGTATGTTACCATATTTCCTTAAAATCTTGGCATGTTTCAATGAATGTAAATAAACAATCATACTTTGTCGTTGCCCGAACATAATCTTCTCCATCTTCTCCTTTTAAAAACATATATTTTATATTTCATGAAAACCAATCAGAAATTTATGACATTACAGGACAAACTCTGTATACGTTTTCTTCTATCTTCTAAAAAACGGGGTAAATTACCCCGTTTTTTTACAGCCGCAACCTCCGCCGGTACCACAACCGCCACCACAGCCACCAGCATCAAAAAATGGATTTCCTGTTGGAACTTTGATGGAAGAAGACACCTCAGAACCGATTGCTACACTAACTTCATCTAACAACTTTTGCAAAGCCGTTTCTACTCGTTTAAAAGCTGCAATCTTATCGTGTAAGTCTACAGAACGCTTTAACTCCCTCATTTTCGTCGAAACGAAAGTATAGTCAGGATGGTATTTACCGAAACGTTGTACTTCTTCATATCTTTCTTTCATCGCTGTAAATTGCTGAATTAACGTCTGAACTTCCATATCTTCATGCAATTCTTTATAACACTTACGATAATCTTCTGCTATATCTGAACAGATGATCGCTTTTGCAAGCTGCTCTGCCTTATCTAATATTAATACGCTTTCTAGCGTCGCTACAATCATGAGAGACACCTCCGAGTACTCATCATACCACATTTAGAATAGAACTACTAATTGAAGTGTCTCACTAAATAGAAAGATATCATTCTAACTATTTTTATATAATGTCAGCACACACTTATACATTAATATGTTCCGCAATATTATATTTAAGGACATCCCATTTCCCACTATTTTCGTTCACATAACTAATACAGGCGTTTTTTAACGGTGTTTTAAACGTAATATCTTCTGGTGCAATTGCATGTAAAATTGCTTTTATCGCATGTGAATGGGCTACAATGATAATACGTTTGCCAGAATGAGTTTCTGCAACATCTTTTACCGCAGCAAAACAACGAGCTACAATCTCCTCATCTTGCTCCATACCTTCTACTTTACCTTCTGCAATTAATTCCCTAACAGTCGCAACCGGCTTCCCAGAAGCTTCACCAAAATTACGTTCAACAAATCGCTCATCTAATAAAATTGATTGTAATCCAGTTGCCCCTGCAATTTCCTTAGCTGTTTCTTGCGCTCTAATTAATGGGCTACTTATAATGATATCCCATGCCTCCGCTTGCAAAGCAGCTGCACTTTGACTTGCTTGCTTTTTCCCCACTTCGTTAAGCGGAATATCTTCACGTCCCTGAATAATCTCTTGAAAATTCCAATCAGTTTGTCCATGTCGTACTAAACAAATTTCCGTCATGCTCATGCTGCAACTCCTTTTTAAATAATCCGCTTCTATTGTATCAAAAGTTCTGCATGACGGACATAGTTTTCCCTTCCAATTATGTTGTATTTTGCTGCTTCATATACTGAAACATATCAATCATAATGGAAGCAACTGCCAATTGATTTTGAAATTTCTCAACTTTATCTGGTATCGTTTTTTTGAAATGTTGCATAGCTGCTAACTCAAATGCCTCTTTTTCTTCAGGGTTTCGCGTTAGTTTTCTATACCAATACGGTTGCTCCCTAATATAGCGAGATAAATCCTCATCAGCCTTTATAAACTCCATAATTTCTGCTCTCATCCTCTTTCCCCCTAATCCTTCTGAAAGAAAAATGGATTATTTTCGGTAGTACTCTCTTCTTGCCGCGCGGGCTTCCCTTGAAATTGTTGAATAACTTGTTGCACACTACCAATAGCACTCGTCACATTGGCTAAATGATGTTGCATTTGTTCCACATCTAGCTTTTTAAAGAAAGAAAGCATTTGTCCCATCACATCAGCAGTTTTTTCCTCTTCAGTTCGATTATCTTTTTCTTTTTCTTTTTTATTTTCTTTTACTGAAGAAAAAGCAGGAGCTCCATCAGGTCTAAAATTTGCCCATATCGGATCTTCCTCACCAAGTAAGTACCATTCCTCATAAAACTGTTGCCAAGTTTTGTGACCACTTCTAACCTCATGAACCATTTTAGGGTGATGGTTTACAAACTCTTTAAACTGTTGAACCGATGGATGTAACGGTCCTTTTGTTGTTGGCATAATCCTCACCTCTTCATGTATATCTACTATATAATAAGAAAAAAAAGGCGCATGGTTCGCCTATTTTTAGACGATTCATGCACCTTTTTATCCTACTATTTGCATAGGGGCAGATTCCCCCTACAATTCATTGAATATGAAGTCATTATCCGGGAGGTGTCCCTTTCACAACTTACAATCTCAATTTACTTTCGAATAAAGTTTTGTGTATAAAACTTATCGTATACCCCAACACCTAACCCTGTAAATTGTTCATTCAATAAATTCTTTCTATGCCCCTCACTATTTAACCAGCCTTGCAACGCTGCAATTCCATCACTATGTTGCGCTGCTATATTCTCACCAGCAAGCTGAAATCCTACTTTCCCACGCTGTAAACGATCTCCTAACGTACCTAATGTAGGTGAATCGTGTGAAAAGTAATTATTATCCTTCATATCTTTACTATGACCAATAGCCACATCCGCTGTTTGTTGATCCCAAGCTAACAATGGTAACTTATGACGACTTCGAATAATATTCGTTAAATCAAAAATTTGCTGCATATTCCCATTCTCTATTTGTTTCATTTTATCTGGAGTCAACGGTTGTTCTGCTAGTAATTCCCCCGAATAAACAAGCTGATACGGTCTTTGACGTAATAATGTTTCGTCATCCATATAACGAACACCAACAAGCTCATGTGTAAAATGATCAAAATATAATTGTGCCCAGCCATCTTCTACAGGTATTAATGGTTGTTCCATCACTTCGGTATCAGATAACTCAAATTGATAACTATTTTTCCCTCTTTTCAACGAAATCTCATGAGAAAGTGGATTCTTTTTATACACGTCTTCATACTTTTCATTTATATAATAAGGCGGCACCTTAACTTGCTCACCAGCAACATACGCCGTTACAACTTTACGTTCAGCAACCCCAAATTGAACATACTGAGCTAAATCTTGACTGTATACCCACCATTCATATCCGTAAGCAGATGGCTCTATTCGAGAAGGTTCGCCCCACTTGGCTAATAAATTTTCAGAGTCCCCACCAATCATATTTAAAACAGTATCGGAAGAGTCTTCATTTACTTGTTTTTTCTTTTTCACAATTTTATTTTCTTGCTTTGATTGAGATGGGGTTAATATATATTGTGAAACGAGTAATTTCCCGTATAAATCAACAGCTAAAATCAAAAATGTAATCATTACGATACGCAATAATTTCTTCAATCGATATACCTCCTGCACAAAACATAAAATTGAGATATACACAAATCCTTTTCTTTCCTTTTTTGTGTGTACCGTACTCTTTTCACTATATCATATTTTCGCAAAAAAAGTCTGGATTATCCCTTTTCTCTCAATATGAATTGCACTTTCTTATTATTCATACTATTATAAAAATAATGATGTAACATGAAAAGAGGAGGTATTATATGCAATTTACAAATACGAAATTTAATGGGGCAGTCGTTGATTTAACACTATTAACAGAGATTATGGAAAAGAACCATTTTGTACTTGCTGGACAGTGGGATTATGAACGAGTTACATACGATTATAAATTTGAAATATTAAATGATGTTTATTATTTGCGTGTACAAGGTTTAGCTGTTGAAGGTGACATTGGTAGTAGACACGCTGAAATAAAGCTACTTCCTCCCTTGTTAGGTAAACATTATTATCCTCACGGCGTTGAATATGGTGATGGCGAAACTTTCCCAACGAATGTACTTCAAAAAAGTGAACAGCTCCTACAAAATATCGAAAAAGAGTTAAAAGAATTCGAAATCATTGAATAAAATAAAAGTGAGTGCATCAATATGATGCACTCACTTTTATTTCGTTTGTAAATACGGCGGTAATTTCTGCAACTGCTCTTTATCCTTTTCACGCTCTCGACGTGCCCATCGAAAGAATACATAGCCGATAATTGTACCATACACTATTTCCTGGACAATTTTCATGATAATGCCGCCTGTTTGTTGATCTTGTACGACTGGCATCCAGTGTAAAAATTCTGGTCCAGTTATATTTAAATCTGATAAAGTTCCTGCTGGTACACATAATTCCATCGCCTTCATCCAAGCAGCCGGATCCGTATATGTTGCAAACAGCGGTGCAGTCGCAAAAATGATTAACGCGCAAGCTGGCGTTAATAATATACCATTAGCAAACATATAACCAAGTTTCTTTATATCACTTAACGTTTGATATTCTGGTAATGGATTTAGCATCGGCCACCACATCATGATCGCCGTAAAGAACAATATAGCTAGACAAATAGGATGAGCAATTTGACTTTGTTTTACTGTATCAAAAACAACTGGTAAATGATAAAAAGAAAACAGGCCATTAAATACAAACAATGCAATAAGTGGCTTAGCAAATACCTTTAATATAATTTGAACGAACTTAAAGGAAGTAATATAACGATATAACCAAACTGGTATACCAAGCAACAATAACGGCGGAACTGCAATATACATAACTGCCATTTCAAACATATGTGCACTAAATATAATATGACCAATTAAATCAATAGGCCCTCCCTTTACAAAATACAAAAGAACAATCCCGGTCGTAAAATAGAAAACTTGCTTCTTACTCACCTTTGTCGCATGTTCAAATCGCATTCTATATGGCCCGATAATTAAAAAGTACCCAATAAGGATCGAAAGCATAAATAATAAAAAGATTGGACTCCATAGAGCTTGAAAACCAAATATCCACAAGTTACTCATTGTCACACCTACCTTCTTAAGGTTATCCTTTCACATAATATGAAGAGGGAGCTGTGACAACACAAGCTCCCTTATTCTTCACTTTTCAAATCCATACTATTGTCATAAAAGCTAAAATTGTAATTAACCCGATTAACAGACCAGAATAAAGAAAGAAACTTGCCGCTTCATGTCCTCTATGACTCATATGCATAAAATAATACAATTGAAAAATTACTTGTACCACTGCTAATAGTAAAATAAATGGTACTGAGAAAGTCGGACTAAACGTTTTCGGATATGCTACTGCTACAAATGCAACTAATGTTAAAAAAATCATTAATGCAAATGTAATAACTTGATGCTTCATTTCCTCTGCACTTTTCCTCTTCCGATAAACAAGATCAACTTTAGGATTATTTGTTTGCTTTATCGCCATTTGTTTATCCCACCATTCCCATTAAATATACTACAGTGAAAATAAACACCCAAACTACGTCAATAAAGTGCCAATAAATCGATGCAACATAAAACTTCGGTGCATTGTATAAATTTAGACCCCTCTTCGCATTTCTAAAGATTAATGTTAAAATCCAACACAACCCAAACAATACGTGGAGTCCATGTGTACCAACAAGAGCATAAAACGCGGAACCAAACGCACTACTTCTCATAGTATGCTTAAATTCATGCGTATAATGATAAAACTCATATATCTCAAACCCTAAGAATCCTAAACCTAGCAACACTGTGACTAGTAGCCAAAGTTGCATTTTTTTAAAGTTAAAGTTTTTCATATGATACATCGCATATACGCTCGTTAAGCTACTCGTTAATAAAAGCATCGTCATAATGAAAACGAGTGGCATTTGAAACATCTCTTGAGATGTCGGTCCACCATTTGTAGAATTCTTCAACGCTAAATATGTGCCAAACAAGGAAGCGAACAATACTGTTTCGCCTCCAAGAAATAACCAAAAACCGACAAACTTATTTTTCCCCTCAAGGGTTGCTTTTTCAGGCTCTGCTGGAAATGTTTCATTCGTTAATTTTTCATCTACATGCATTATGCCTTGCCCCCCTTATCTTCTAAATCTTCCTTATGAATATGATATCCATGATCATCTATTACTGAACGTAGGAACATTGTGCCAAATGTAATGATTAAACCAATAATTGCTACTAATAACCAAAACTTATCTTTTCCACCCTGCATATACATTGCACCGAATGCCGCTATAAACAACCCTAACGAAATGATAAATGGTGAAAATGATGG
This genomic interval carries:
- a CDS encoding DUF7147 family protein, yielding MIQRFIELGEGYSDLYELLEIAKANQERIAHMLQFETIKNEKKVCSLVVILKPTTTGDFQPLYICREGIPVLENKKSKRVILFEETAEQLGKKVITFTVKPSTTFPEKELFFNHLIGILRMNNFIPPMK
- the ctaF gene encoding cytochrome c oxidase subunit IVB, which gives rise to MAIKQTNNPKVDLVYRKRKSAEEMKHQVITFALMIFLTLVAFVAVAYPKTFSPTFSVPFILLLAVVQVIFQLYYFMHMSHRGHEAASFFLYSGLLIGLITILAFMTIVWI
- the ctaE gene encoding cytochrome c oxidase subunit III — its product is MHVDEKLTNETFPAEPEKATLEGKNKFVGFWLFLGGETVLFASLFGTYLALKNSTNGGPTSQEMFQMPLVFIMTMLLLTSSLTSVYAMYHMKNFNFKKMQLWLLVTVLLGLGFLGFEIYEFYHYTHEFKHTMRSSAFGSAFYALVGTHGLHVLFGLCWILTLIFRNAKRGLNLYNAPKFYVASIYWHFIDVVWVFIFTVVYLMGMVG
- a CDS encoding CAP domain-containing protein, whose protein sequence is MKKLLRIVMITFLILAVDLYGKLLVSQYILTPSQSKQENKIVKKKKQVNEDSSDTVLNMIGGDSENLLAKWGEPSRIEPSAYGYEWWVYSQDLAQYVQFGVAERKVVTAYVAGEQVKVPPYYINEKYEDVYKKNPLSHEISLKRGKNSYQFELSDTEVMEQPLIPVEDGWAQLYFDHFTHELVGVRYMDDETLLRQRPYQLVYSGELLAEQPLTPDKMKQIENGNMQQIFDLTNIIRSRHKLPLLAWDQQTADVAIGHSKDMKDNNYFSHDSPTLGTLGDRLQRGKVGFQLAGENIAAQHSDGIAALQGWLNSEGHRKNLLNEQFTGLGVGVYDKFYTQNFIRK
- a CDS encoding YlbF family regulator → MIVATLESVLILDKAEQLAKAIICSDIAEDYRKCYKELHEDMEVQTLIQQFTAMKERYEEVQRFGKYHPDYTFVSTKMRELKRSVDLHDKIAAFKRVETALQKLLDEVSVAIGSEVSSSIKVPTGNPFFDAGGCGGGCGTGGGCGCKKTG
- a CDS encoding histidine phosphatase family protein — its product is MTEICLVRHGQTDWNFQEIIQGREDIPLNEVGKKQASQSAAALQAEAWDIIISSPLIRAQETAKEIAGATGLQSILLDERFVERNFGEASGKPVATVRELIAEGKVEGMEQDEEIVARCFAAVKDVAETHSGKRIIIVAHSHAIKAILHAIAPEDITFKTPLKNACISYVNENSGKWDVLKYNIAEHINV
- a CDS encoding YlbD family protein, with translation MPTTKGPLHPSVQQFKEFVNHHPKMVHEVRSGHKTWQQFYEEWYLLGEEDPIWANFRPDGAPAFSSVKENKKEKEKDNRTEEEKTADVMGQMLSFFKKLDVEQMQHHLANVTSAIGSVQQVIQQFQGKPARQEESTTENNPFFFQKD
- the rsmD gene encoding 16S rRNA (guanine(966)-N(2))-methyltransferase RsmD; amino-acid sequence: MRVVSGKCKGHPLKAVPGNTTRPTTDKVKESIFNMIGPYFDGGIALDLFGGSGGLGIEAISRGIDKAIFVDRDNKAIKVIHQNLESCRIQEQAEVYRNDAERAVKALIKREMSFDLILIDPPYKDQKIVSLISVMDQHGLLHRDGLIMSEHGNDVVLPDSIGNLVKVRAEKYGITAISIYKYEGEETE
- a CDS encoding YlbE-like family protein, producing MRAEIMEFIKADEDLSRYIREQPYWYRKLTRNPEEKEAFELAAMQHFKKTIPDKVEKFQNQLAVASIMIDMFQYMKQQNTT
- a CDS encoding YlbG family protein, which encodes MFGQRQSMIVYLHSLKHAKILRKYGNIHYISKRLKYAVVYCDMEQIEHMMQKLNKLPFVKKIEQSYRPYLKTEFENSRPDRAKEYDYS
- the ctaG gene encoding cytochrome c oxidase assembly factor CtaG, encoding MSNLWIFGFQALWSPIFLLFMLSILIGYFLIIGPYRMRFEHATKVSKKQVFYFTTGIVLLYFVKGGPIDLIGHIIFSAHMFEMAVMYIAVPPLLLLGIPVWLYRYITSFKFVQIILKVFAKPLIALFVFNGLFSFYHLPVVFDTVKQSQIAHPICLAILFFTAIMMWWPMLNPLPEYQTLSDIKKLGYMFANGILLTPACALIIFATAPLFATYTDPAAWMKAMELCVPAGTLSDLNITGPEFLHWMPVVQDQQTGGIIMKIVQEIVYGTIIGYVFFRWARREREKDKEQLQKLPPYLQTK
- the ylbJ gene encoding sporulation integral membrane protein YlbJ — encoded protein: MYEKWKTAFLTISTLFLTFSLVLHPQAALQASIRGLNIWWEVVFPSLLPFFIIAELLISIGVVKFIGVILEPLMRPLFRVPGIGGFVWAMGMASGFPAGAKLSARLRKSNQLTQIEAERLVSFTNSSNPLFIFGAVSIGFFNNPKLGIVLAAAHYLSNFAVGLLMRFYGSKNIPKNDQHTTKKRPFQNPFSILHETRMLEKRPIGKLLGDAIVSSIQTLLMIGGFIILFSVLNKMITVFHITAALSFIMQHILSFFQLTTEFSIPILSGIFEMTLGSQMISQINEIPLLHQAMVTSFILAFSGLSIQAQVASILAETDIRFKPYFFARIIQSILAPIFTFIFWKPFYEKVSSFSPMQKDIPVFLSNHSSILHEIWTSFVHYGPIFTLFCLYVYVILLFFRSHKEKPRSL
- the coaD gene encoding pantetheine-phosphate adenylyltransferase; protein product: MTSIAISSGSFDPITLGHLDIIKRGAKVFDEVYVVVLNNSSKKPFFSVEERLDLIREVTKDIPNVKVDSHSGLLVEYAKMRNANAILRGLRAVSDFEYEMQITSMNRKLDENIETFFIMTNNQYSFLSSSIVKEVARYGGSVVDLVPPVVERALKEKFQTPLK
- a CDS encoding YugN family protein is translated as MQFTNTKFNGAVVDLTLLTEIMEKNHFVLAGQWDYERVTYDYKFEILNDVYYLRVQGLAVEGDIGSRHAEIKLLPPLLGKHYYPHGVEYGDGETFPTNVLQKSEQLLQNIEKELKEFEIIE